A genome region from Magnolia sinica isolate HGM2019 chromosome 8, MsV1, whole genome shotgun sequence includes the following:
- the LOC131253856 gene encoding mannose-specific lectin-like produces the protein MPTILSTTLLNLFLISSFLIILLLSPACKADNILYPGETLGTNNYLQHGSYSFIIQEDCNLVLYDNGNPIWASNTGGKSRNCHCTMQTDGNLVVYDPYGVAIWASNTRLSEGFYVLILQKDRNVVIYGGAIWATATNAPGSSAMPVVTVVSAAKTNRTALVNGSGTITNI, from the coding sequence ATGCCTACTATCCTTTCAACTACTCTTCTCAATCTCTTCTTAATCTCATCTTTCCTTATCATTCTCCTTCTCAGCCCAGCCTGCAAGGCTGACAACATCTTGTATCCTGGTGAAACTCTTGGCACTAACAACTATCTGCAACATGGGAGCTATAGTTTTATAATTCAAGAAGATTGCAATCTGGTCTTATATGATAACGGaaaccccatttgggcatccaacaCCGGCGGCAAGTCTAGGAATTGCCATTGCACCATGCAAACTGATGGAAACCTTGTGGTATATGATCCTTACGGAGTTGCAATTTGGGCTAGTAATACCCGCCTAAGCGAAGGCTTCTATGTTCTAATCCTTCAAAAGGATAGAAACGTAGTCATCTATGGTGGGGCCATTTGGGCTACTGCGACTAATGCACCGGGGAGCAGTGCAATGCCAGTGGTCACTGTGGTCAGCGCCGCTAAAACCAATCGCACCGCTTTGGTTAATGGATCTGGGACCATCACAAACATCTGA